One genomic window of Bacillus mycoides includes the following:
- a CDS encoding ester cyclase yields MTPEQIVRKFFDEVRSGKNPDYSNQLMAEKVLAHQIVSEEEQTVCRTPEDYAEHVREMIEVYGNFSLEIQEFLVQGSKVYVRWKQVGMHVGEIDGYQPTGLPIIQIASAVYRVEDGKIAEYWIQIDRSGIQNQLERNKNIQ; encoded by the coding sequence ATGACGCCAGAACAAATTGTTAGAAAATTTTTTGATGAAGTACGTTCAGGGAAGAATCCTGACTATTCAAATCAATTGATGGCAGAAAAAGTATTGGCACATCAAATTGTATCTGAAGAAGAACAAACAGTTTGCAGAACACCTGAAGATTATGCTGAACATGTAAGAGAGATGATTGAAGTATATGGCAATTTTTCTTTAGAAATTCAAGAATTTTTAGTACAAGGAAGTAAAGTATATGTACGTTGGAAACAAGTAGGTATGCATGTAGGAGAAATCGATGGATATCAACCTACAGGACTTCCAATCATTCAAATAGCAAGTGCAGTGTATAGAGTAGAAGATGGAAAAATTGCAGAGTATTGGATTCAAATTGATAGGTCAGGAATTCAAAACCAATTAGAGCGCAATAAAAATATTCAGTAG
- a CDS encoding LPXTG cell wall anchor domain-containing protein — translation MKTKQTIAASTLALAIIAGSTPTHAEVNDATPQQSTGDRLAEIKQHRQELDAKLQQHKENVDQTLNELNQVKQTVDEKANELHQHKQVADEKIGEIKQQKQELDAKLQQDKQIAEDKITEIKEHKKQVDEKVAEIKEHKQTVDEKVNEIKEHKQTVDEKVNEIKQHKENIDAKVNELKKVKKHVDETLAELKKAKQTAEDKLAEIKENKPNTGNTLEELKKIKQNLDSLSSNLELAKQDIKNKLAELQEARQDLLNKINEMKQAKQTVSDDLTQKKQDLDIKINDFKHTEKKIDDKLAEIHTTKQNVDNKINEVSQPKPTTANNNNTNVPAKNTARELPNAGSEQSSNVPLGMLSVLGGVLLLSRNKIKTLFSK, via the coding sequence ATGAAAACAAAACAAACAATCGCTGCGTCTACACTGGCTTTAGCAATTATTGCGGGATCTACCCCTACTCATGCAGAAGTAAATGATGCTACTCCCCAGCAAAGTACTGGAGATCGCTTAGCTGAGATTAAGCAACATAGACAAGAGTTAGATGCGAAATTGCAGCAGCACAAAGAAAATGTGGATCAAACGTTAAATGAACTTAACCAAGTTAAGCAAACTGTCGATGAAAAAGCGAATGAACTGCATCAACATAAACAAGTAGCAGATGAAAAAATCGGCGAGATTAAACAACAGAAACAAGAGTTAGATGCAAAACTTCAGCAAGACAAACAAATCGCCGAGGATAAAATCACTGAAATTAAAGAGCATAAAAAACAAGTAGATGAAAAAGTTGCTGAAATTAAAGAGCATAAGCAAACTGTTGATGAAAAGGTTAACGAGATTAAAGAGCATAAACAAACTGTCGATGAAAAAGTGAATGAAATTAAGCAGCATAAAGAAAACATCGATGCAAAGGTTAATGAACTTAAGAAAGTTAAAAAACATGTAGATGAAACATTAGCTGAGTTAAAGAAAGCAAAACAAACTGCTGAGGACAAACTTGCTGAAATTAAAGAAAATAAGCCGAATACCGGTAACACGTTAGAGGAACTTAAGAAAATTAAACAAAATTTAGATAGTCTTTCATCTAACTTAGAACTAGCTAAACAAGATATAAAAAACAAACTAGCTGAATTACAAGAAGCTAGACAAGATTTACTAAATAAAATAAACGAAATGAAACAAGCGAAACAAACTGTTTCAGACGATTTAACACAGAAAAAACAAGACTTAGATATTAAAATAAACGATTTTAAACATACTGAGAAAAAAATTGATGACAAATTAGCTGAGATACATACAACAAAGCAAAATGTAGATAACAAGATTAATGAAGTATCACAACCTAAACCAACGACAGCGAATAATAACAATACGAATGTTCCAGCGAAAAACACTGCTAGAGAACTTCCTAACGCTGGTAGTGAGCAATCAAGTAACGTTCCACTCGGAATGTTATCTGTCTTAGGCGGCGTTTTATTACTTTCTCGCAATAAAATTAAAACGTTATTCTCAAAATAA
- a CDS encoding ABC transporter ATP-binding protein translates to MTSLLKLDKVSKVYGEGNTEVTALHPMSLDVKAGEFIGIVGPSGSGKSTLLSIAGALLSPSKGDIYIREKNITKLSEKEMTDIRLKKIGFIFQFANLVPYLNVKEQLLYIAKLKKDNKQESEKRADHLLAAFGLGERKTHYPNQLSGGEKQRVAIARAFMNNPDLILADEPTASLDSKRAREVVEMMKREVKESQKAAIMITHDERMLDVCDRILTLRDGQLIQN, encoded by the coding sequence ATGACTTCATTATTAAAATTAGACAAAGTAAGTAAAGTGTACGGAGAAGGGAATACTGAAGTAACAGCCCTTCATCCGATGTCGCTTGATGTGAAAGCTGGAGAGTTTATCGGAATCGTCGGTCCTTCTGGATCAGGGAAAAGTACGTTATTATCAATCGCGGGTGCTTTACTATCACCGTCAAAAGGGGATATTTACATTCGTGAGAAAAATATTACGAAGTTATCAGAAAAGGAAATGACAGACATTCGTTTGAAAAAAATTGGCTTCATTTTCCAGTTTGCAAATCTTGTTCCATATTTAAATGTAAAAGAACAATTGCTTTACATTGCAAAGCTAAAAAAAGACAACAAACAAGAATCTGAAAAACGTGCGGATCACTTATTAGCGGCATTTGGATTAGGCGAAAGAAAAACTCATTATCCAAATCAATTATCTGGTGGGGAAAAACAAAGGGTAGCAATCGCTCGTGCTTTCATGAACAATCCAGATTTAATATTAGCTGATGAACCAACTGCAAGCTTAGACTCAAAACGCGCACGTGAAGTTGTGGAAATGATGAAACGTGAAGTGAAAGAAAGTCAAAAAGCAGCAATTATGATTACACATGATGAAAGAATGCTTGATGTATGTGATCGTATATTGACGCTTAGAGATGGGCAGTTAATACAAAATTAA
- a CDS encoding ABC transporter permease produces the protein MFLALRELKQSKLRYGLIGLIMVLLSFLVLVISGLANGLSYDNASSIQNMEANKFVLADDAENKLLRSQIKQDDVDNVVNQVGEKEAVPFRVKISTYEKKDSSKKVDVAIFSSERDSFLEPKIVKGEKLGTANNEMVADESIKEKGIDIGDTIIDPVSKKEFKIVGFTKDQMFSHTPVVYVNEDVWGAISQPNQKDYSAIALNTDKDIKNAHVIDKKEVLQSIPGFKEEQGTLTMIIAFLLVIAALLIGVFFYVITLQKTQQLGVLKAIGTKNSYLANSLVVQALFLSVVAMIISIVLVQGLEQILPAGMPFLLTTPMIAQYAAIFIVISILGTLISLYQVLKVDALEAIGGGM, from the coding sequence ATGTTTTTAGCTCTGCGTGAATTAAAACAATCAAAATTAAGATATGGATTAATCGGACTTATTATGGTGTTATTATCATTTTTAGTCCTTGTCATTTCAGGATTAGCAAATGGATTATCATATGATAATGCTTCATCGATTCAAAATATGGAGGCAAATAAATTTGTATTAGCGGATGATGCGGAAAATAAATTACTTCGTTCACAAATTAAGCAAGATGATGTAGATAACGTAGTAAATCAAGTAGGCGAGAAAGAGGCCGTTCCGTTTCGTGTAAAAATTTCAACTTATGAAAAGAAAGATAGTTCAAAAAAAGTGGATGTTGCTATTTTCTCAAGTGAACGTGATTCATTTTTAGAGCCGAAAATTGTAAAAGGTGAGAAATTAGGTACAGCAAACAACGAAATGGTTGCTGATGAATCAATTAAAGAAAAAGGAATCGATATTGGAGATACAATTATTGATCCTGTTTCAAAGAAAGAATTTAAAATCGTTGGATTTACGAAAGATCAAATGTTTAGCCATACACCAGTCGTTTATGTAAATGAAGACGTATGGGGCGCTATCTCTCAACCAAATCAAAAAGATTATAGTGCAATTGCGCTTAATACAGATAAAGACATTAAAAATGCACATGTTATCGACAAAAAAGAAGTATTACAAAGTATTCCAGGATTTAAAGAAGAACAAGGAACATTAACGATGATTATTGCGTTCTTACTTGTTATCGCAGCGTTACTAATTGGTGTATTCTTCTACGTAATTACATTACAAAAAACACAGCAATTAGGTGTATTAAAAGCAATCGGTACGAAAAATTCTTATTTAGCAAATAGCTTAGTCGTACAGGCGTTATTCTTATCAGTCGTTGCGATGATAATCAGTATTGTTCTTGTACAAGGGTTAGAACAAATTTTACCAGCAGGTATGCCGTTCTTATTAACAACACCGATGATTGCACAATATGCAGCAATCTTTATCGTAATTAGTATTTTAGGAACACTTATTTCGTTATATCAAGTATTAAAAGTTGATGCGTTAGAAGCAATTGGAGGCGGGATGTAA
- a CDS encoding ArsR/SmtB family transcription factor, giving the protein MKPVLTLTTYSQLKALSDPLRAEMMIRLCERPYTGQLLSEKFGISRAKIHYHLKELEKNGLIEIVYTEEKNGIVQKFYQSVAKGFTPAADLLPHLEILSESGRQIFLQMIERTKRQILAAPEEAFTLRNASEDPTEWNYVSSCWEFDATPEQFQLWVKKFHELMAELNEITKGADKNPNSKPYYISTTALQIAERTMQQFVKEEEKS; this is encoded by the coding sequence TTGAAGCCCGTGTTAACACTAACTACTTATAGCCAACTAAAAGCATTAAGCGATCCACTACGTGCCGAAATGATGATACGTCTATGCGAACGTCCTTATACTGGACAATTACTTTCTGAGAAATTCGGCATTTCAAGGGCGAAAATTCATTATCATTTAAAAGAATTAGAGAAGAATGGGCTTATAGAGATCGTTTACACCGAAGAAAAGAATGGCATCGTTCAAAAGTTTTATCAATCTGTTGCTAAAGGCTTCACTCCTGCCGCAGATCTATTACCTCATTTAGAAATATTAAGCGAATCAGGTCGCCAAATCTTTTTACAAATGATAGAAAGAACAAAAAGACAAATTCTCGCTGCACCAGAAGAAGCTTTTACATTACGAAATGCAAGTGAAGACCCAACTGAGTGGAATTACGTTTCATCCTGCTGGGAATTTGATGCTACGCCAGAACAATTTCAATTGTGGGTGAAAAAGTTTCATGAATTAATGGCTGAATTAAACGAAATCACAAAAGGTGCAGATAAAAATCCAAATAGTAAACCTTATTATATTTCTACTACTGCACTTCAAATCGCTGAGAGAACAATGCAGCAATTTGTTAAAGAAGAAGAAAAATCGTAA
- a CDS encoding ATP-binding protein, with amino-acid sequence MKRLVIITVGKTTFAKELEKEVPNSFIMDQDNQAEFINTYYEKLQPTEGTNTLKHGLSKFIVDYANEYTNLYFIICNSNRNKNGRLYLLNEVFPQNEYVRILVHFDIPDDVLYERMARSKRNTNIFRGNYSSFEEVFVRQQAESQHENVVDPVENEADYLFVINDSEEVKSTIKEIVHIFEGLSLIG; translated from the coding sequence ATGAAACGATTAGTCATTATTACAGTAGGAAAAACTACATTTGCAAAAGAGCTAGAAAAAGAGGTACCTAACTCTTTCATTATGGATCAAGACAACCAAGCTGAATTTATTAACACATATTATGAAAAATTACAGCCGACAGAAGGAACGAATACACTAAAGCATGGTCTTTCAAAATTCATTGTTGATTATGCAAATGAATATACAAATTTATACTTTATTATCTGTAATTCCAATCGCAACAAAAACGGAAGATTATATTTACTAAATGAAGTGTTTCCACAAAATGAATATGTACGTATATTAGTTCATTTTGACATTCCAGATGATGTACTTTATGAAAGAATGGCTCGTAGTAAGCGAAATACAAATATATTTAGAGGTAACTATTCCAGTTTCGAGGAAGTATTCGTTCGGCAACAAGCTGAATCTCAACATGAAAATGTAGTAGATCCTGTAGAAAATGAAGCTGATTATTTGTTTGTTATTAACGATAGTGAGGAAGTGAAATCTACTATAAAGGAAATCGTTCATATCTTTGAAGGTCTGTCCCTCATAGGTTAA
- a CDS encoding DsbA family oxidoreductase codes for MKVEVWSDIACPFCYIGKRRIEAGLEQFAHKDQVQIVYKSFQLNENAKKDTEYDAYDALSTRSGMSREAAKEIHEKLAKQAEEDGLDLRFDTLQLTNTLDAHRLLHFAAQHGKNNEVAELLFKVYFTECKHVGRHETLIAIAAEVGLDPKATEEMLKSEQFTDEVRADHLEGIRLGVSGVPFYVIDRKYAISGAQPANVFLEALEKTWAESQSLAVLNPTSAEAGPVCENGVCKN; via the coding sequence ATGAAAGTAGAAGTGTGGTCAGACATTGCTTGTCCATTCTGTTATATTGGGAAACGTCGTATCGAAGCAGGACTTGAGCAATTTGCTCATAAAGATCAAGTGCAAATTGTTTATAAAAGCTTTCAACTGAATGAAAATGCGAAGAAAGATACGGAATATGATGCGTACGATGCGCTTTCCACTAGGTCTGGAATGAGCCGTGAAGCAGCAAAGGAGATACACGAGAAGCTTGCCAAACAGGCTGAAGAAGATGGTTTGGACCTTAGATTTGATACGCTTCAGCTGACAAATACGTTAGACGCTCACCGTCTGCTTCACTTTGCGGCGCAGCATGGCAAAAATAATGAGGTAGCTGAGCTGTTGTTCAAAGTCTATTTTACCGAATGTAAGCATGTCGGCCGTCATGAAACGTTGATTGCGATTGCCGCTGAAGTAGGACTTGATCCGAAAGCTACAGAGGAGATGCTGAAAAGCGAGCAGTTCACCGATGAAGTGCGAGCGGATCATCTCGAGGGCATTCGTTTGGGTGTAAGTGGCGTACCGTTTTATGTCATCGATCGCAAATATGCTATTTCCGGTGCGCAGCCGGCGAATGTGTTTCTCGAAGCGCTTGAGAAAACATGGGCTGAATCACAGTCACTGGCCGTGCTGAATCCTACTTCAGCCGAAGCTGGTCCAGTTTGCGAGAATGGCGTTTGCAAGAACTAG
- a CDS encoding RNA-splicing ligase RtcB codes for MEVVMINKKKEEINFDHLDETIRKFVPSGFRIRDKEHRFSKMIDFDSVRAPFTLQRAQKSIGTLGGGNHFVELNEDDKGNVFIVIHSGSRNLGKQIAEYYQNLAYEQLINVKSIKEEIIERLTREGRQQEIHEAIRGIKKPAIRKELAYLEGQGFKDYMNDMKIAQQYAELNRKAMMDEIVTRMDWKVADQFTTIHNYIDLENMILRKGAISAQKNERVIIPINMRDGSIIAFGKGNPDWNFSGPHGAGRIMSRKKAKEVLNLEDFQNTMTAVWTTSVTESTLDEAPMVYKPMDEIVENTKDTIDIKHVIKPIYNFKAN; via the coding sequence ATGGAAGTTGTTATGATTAATAAGAAGAAAGAGGAAATCAACTTCGATCACTTAGACGAAACAATTCGTAAATTTGTTCCAAGTGGTTTTCGTATTCGAGATAAGGAACATAGATTTTCAAAAATGATTGATTTTGATAGTGTAAGAGCCCCGTTCACATTACAACGTGCTCAAAAGAGTATTGGTACGCTTGGTGGTGGAAATCATTTTGTCGAACTGAATGAAGACGATAAAGGGAATGTATTCATTGTCATTCATAGTGGTTCTCGTAATTTAGGTAAACAAATAGCAGAGTATTATCAAAACCTTGCTTACGAGCAACTTATTAATGTTAAATCTATTAAAGAAGAAATCATTGAGCGTCTCACAAGAGAAGGTAGACAACAAGAAATACATGAAGCTATACGAGGGATTAAGAAGCCGGCAATTCGTAAAGAGTTAGCCTATTTAGAAGGTCAAGGATTTAAAGACTATATGAATGATATGAAAATTGCTCAACAGTATGCGGAGTTAAATCGTAAAGCAATGATGGATGAAATCGTCACTAGAATGGATTGGAAAGTAGCAGATCAATTCACTACAATTCATAACTACATCGATTTGGAAAATATGATTCTACGAAAAGGTGCTATTTCAGCTCAGAAAAATGAACGAGTAATCATTCCAATCAATATGAGAGACGGTTCAATCATTGCATTTGGTAAAGGAAATCCAGATTGGAACTTTTCTGGACCACATGGAGCGGGGCGTATTATGAGCCGTAAAAAGGCTAAAGAAGTACTTAACTTAGAGGATTTTCAAAATACAATGACAGCGGTTTGGACTACATCTGTTACAGAAAGCACTTTAGATGAAGCTCCAATGGTATATAAGCCGATGGATGAAATTGTGGAGAATACAAAGGACACAATCGATATCAAACATGTTATTAAGCCGATTTACAATTTTAAAGCGAATTAA
- a CDS encoding class I SAM-dependent methyltransferase: MKQGEASVTSLVSAFGRAYHSEFDSPKIFDDYVAKDLISQKERKNIEMNMVQGIHFFNKDIAEQFQDNPNEILKWITQVQLSPTPLARAAYCERVLLNEMVLGAKQYVILGAGLDTFSFRHRELENNIEIFEVDHPSTQQFKKERIKEAELEVPNNLHFVSMDFTKDFSKQELINEGFENKKTFFSLLGVTYYLMKEELSSLIEYLFKMVPVGSSIVFDYPDENLFTEKGLSNRVEKMVKMASVGGEPMTACYSYTEMEVLLEKAGLLIYEHLSPEDINKLYFEGRNDYLEAFETVHYVHAVKK, encoded by the coding sequence ATGAAACAAGGTGAAGCAAGTGTAACGTCGTTAGTATCAGCTTTCGGGAGGGCGTATCATAGTGAGTTTGATAGTCCTAAAATCTTTGATGATTATGTAGCTAAAGATTTAATTTCACAAAAAGAGCGTAAAAATATTGAAATGAACATGGTTCAAGGGATACATTTTTTCAATAAAGATATTGCAGAGCAGTTTCAAGATAATCCAAATGAAATATTAAAATGGATTACGCAAGTTCAGTTGTCACCAACACCTTTAGCACGTGCAGCCTATTGTGAAAGAGTATTGCTAAATGAGATGGTATTAGGAGCAAAGCAATACGTCATACTCGGTGCAGGCTTAGACACGTTCAGTTTTAGACACCGAGAATTAGAGAATAATATAGAAATATTTGAAGTAGATCATCCTTCTACACAGCAGTTTAAGAAGGAAAGAATAAAAGAAGCAGAACTTGAAGTTCCAAATAATCTTCATTTTGTTTCAATGGATTTCACTAAGGATTTCTCTAAACAAGAATTAATAAATGAAGGATTTGAAAATAAAAAGACTTTCTTCAGCTTGTTAGGGGTTACGTATTATTTAATGAAAGAGGAACTTTCCAGTTTAATAGAATATTTATTCAAAATGGTTCCAGTAGGAAGTTCTATCGTTTTCGATTATCCGGATGAAAACTTATTTACAGAAAAAGGGCTGTCCAATCGAGTTGAAAAAATGGTGAAAATGGCTTCGGTAGGTGGAGAACCGATGACAGCGTGTTATTCTTATACCGAAATGGAAGTACTGTTAGAGAAGGCGGGCTTACTCATTTATGAGCACTTATCACCAGAGGATATAAATAAATTATATTTTGAAGGACGAAACGATTATTTAGAAGCTTTTGAGACGGTACATTATGTTCATGCGGTGAAGAAGTAG
- a CDS encoding sensor histidine kinase produces MKSLYSRFVFMTVGIMLLSSIIGFLLTNVYYQVKLKPYNSEKILMYAEEVKSLYEKQSEENKEAYLQSIAKLGYEIYIVDDENHGKRIGNAFRKITISDDTVHKVLQGETFNGVSTYPTRLFITGFFDNELINSVGVPLKHGDKQYALFIRPDIQQQFGEMRIFLAVLLSFIVVLSIIFIAIAAGYIVRPIRTFTKATQKIASGEYDIELDENRKDEIGTLATNFQKMTKSIKELDQMRQEFVSNVSHEFQSPLSSIQGFSKTLQSENMSEEERKRYLKIIEGESKRMSSLCKQLLTLASLDKEEKVLQIKEFHLQKQIKDVIFMLEWKWREKDIAVEFDVPDITIKGDENLLHQVWSNIFTNSIKFSNDGDTIEFVVEELESSVMISISDNGIGMEKEEMDRIFDRFYKVDTARARNVEGSGLGLSIVQKIVELHNGNVSVYSTKGEGTTVQVELPK; encoded by the coding sequence ATGAAATCATTGTATTCTAGATTTGTTTTTATGACGGTCGGGATTATGCTACTTAGTAGTATAATTGGCTTTTTATTAACGAATGTATATTATCAAGTGAAGTTAAAACCGTACAATAGTGAAAAGATTTTAATGTATGCTGAGGAAGTAAAATCATTATATGAAAAGCAAAGTGAAGAGAATAAAGAGGCATACTTACAGTCTATTGCGAAATTAGGATATGAAATTTATATTGTAGATGACGAAAATCATGGAAAGCGTATTGGGAATGCGTTTCGTAAGATAACAATTAGTGATGATACAGTTCATAAAGTATTGCAAGGTGAAACGTTTAATGGCGTTTCCACATATCCAACCCGCTTGTTCATTACAGGGTTTTTCGATAATGAATTAATTAATAGTGTCGGTGTCCCATTAAAACACGGTGATAAACAGTACGCTTTATTCATTCGCCCTGACATTCAGCAACAATTTGGTGAGATGAGAATTTTTCTAGCGGTATTACTTAGTTTCATCGTTGTATTAAGTATCATTTTTATAGCGATTGCAGCAGGTTATATCGTTCGTCCAATTCGAACATTTACGAAAGCGACTCAAAAGATTGCAAGTGGTGAATATGATATCGAATTAGATGAAAACCGAAAAGATGAAATTGGTACACTGGCAACTAATTTTCAAAAGATGACGAAAAGTATTAAAGAATTAGATCAAATGAGACAAGAGTTCGTTTCGAACGTTTCTCATGAATTTCAATCTCCACTTTCTTCGATACAAGGTTTTTCGAAAACATTACAATCGGAGAATATGAGTGAAGAGGAAAGAAAACGTTACTTGAAAATTATTGAGGGTGAAAGTAAGCGGATGTCTAGTTTATGTAAACAGTTACTTACGCTCGCTTCATTAGATAAAGAAGAAAAAGTTCTACAAATTAAAGAGTTTCACTTACAAAAACAAATTAAAGACGTCATTTTTATGCTCGAATGGAAATGGCGTGAAAAAGATATAGCCGTCGAATTTGATGTACCGGACATCACTATAAAAGGTGATGAAAACTTACTGCATCAAGTATGGAGCAATATTTTTACGAATAGCATTAAGTTTTCAAACGATGGCGATACGATTGAATTTGTTGTAGAAGAATTAGAATCTAGCGTTATGATCTCTATATCAGACAACGGAATCGGCATGGAAAAAGAAGAAATGGACCGTATATTTGATCGTTTTTACAAAGTAGATACAGCAAGGGCAAGAAACGTAGAAGGTAGTGGATTAGGATTATCCATCGTACAGAAAATCGTCGAACTTCATAACGGAAACGTTTCGGTATATAGCACGAAAGGGGAAGGGACGACTGTTCAGGTTGAGCTTCCGAAATAA
- a CDS encoding response regulator transcription factor, with the protein MKMIHILLADDDKHIRELLHYHLQKEGFKVFEAEDGKVAQGILEKENIHLAIVDIMMPFIDGYTLCEEIRKYHDIPVILLTAKDQLVDKEKGFISGTDDYIVKPFEPAEVIFRMKALLRRYQMLSADIITLHGTTIDRKGFEVKCNGQTILLPLKEFELLSQLASYPGRTFSREELIELVWGMDFEGDERTVDVHVKRLRDRFSKRTDDFQITTVRGLGYKLELK; encoded by the coding sequence ATGAAGATGATACATATTTTATTAGCTGATGATGACAAGCATATTAGAGAGTTGTTACATTACCATTTACAAAAAGAGGGGTTTAAAGTTTTTGAGGCTGAAGATGGGAAGGTAGCTCAAGGCATATTAGAGAAAGAAAATATTCATCTTGCGATAGTGGATATTATGATGCCGTTTATTGATGGCTATACGTTATGTGAAGAAATCAGGAAGTATCATGATATACCTGTTATATTATTAACTGCAAAAGATCAGTTAGTTGATAAAGAAAAAGGATTCATTTCTGGCACGGACGATTATATTGTGAAACCATTTGAACCAGCTGAAGTAATTTTCCGCATGAAAGCATTATTGCGTCGTTATCAAATGCTGAGTGCTGATATTATTACGCTGCACGGGACGACAATTGACCGAAAAGGGTTTGAAGTGAAGTGTAACGGTCAGACGATTTTATTACCACTGAAGGAATTTGAATTATTATCGCAACTTGCTAGTTATCCTGGAAGAACATTTTCAAGAGAAGAATTAATTGAGTTAGTATGGGGAATGGATTTTGAAGGGGATGAACGAACGGTTGATGTTCATGTGAAGCGACTTAGAGATCGTTTCTCAAAACGAACAGATGATTTTCAAATTACAACAGTACGTGGACTCGGTTATAAGTTGGAGTTGAAATAA
- a CDS encoding MFS transporter, which yields MDVLKNRNFLLLFLGRIFTNIGDSLYYVAAMWLVYELSGNPFYSGLAGFLTLLPSALQFLTGPFVDRWSIKNTLVITQVLQCILILIIPITHYFDLLTVQLLLIVMPIVAFIEQFAYPAQSKALPLLLHKTQLLKGNSLFSFAYQGIDLICTTLSGILVALLGAITLYVIDSFTFAITALLFFSLKMPKQAEANTSLSTKQYFSDLKEGFSIVFRSLMGVFLIGSVVANFSIGMTMAILPSFADSLGGVKLYGFFLAAISAGSLIGALFSSWVGKHNVGRVSIISFATSAFFWFLSTLVPFQWLSIFLFGLAWIPIGATNILFATIGQIVIPNQYLGRINSVTRSIGTIAMPLGSLIGGYTANVFSSQLIFALASIGVLFISLVWLLHPKLRALPKADEITADTFELRFKEEHTKGAAL from the coding sequence ATGGACGTATTAAAAAACCGGAATTTCCTCTTATTATTTTTAGGGAGAATTTTTACAAACATAGGAGATAGTTTGTATTATGTAGCAGCGATGTGGCTCGTATATGAACTTAGTGGTAATCCTTTTTATTCTGGATTGGCTGGTTTCCTTACATTATTACCTTCTGCATTACAATTTCTTACTGGTCCATTCGTTGATAGATGGTCAATAAAAAACACCCTCGTCATCACACAAGTTCTGCAATGCATTCTTATATTAATCATTCCTATTACACACTACTTCGACCTATTAACAGTTCAACTACTACTCATCGTTATGCCCATCGTAGCCTTTATCGAACAATTCGCCTATCCCGCACAATCAAAAGCTTTACCACTTCTACTGCATAAAACACAATTATTAAAAGGAAATTCACTCTTCTCATTTGCTTATCAAGGCATCGATTTAATTTGTACGACTCTTTCTGGAATATTAGTAGCACTACTTGGTGCCATTACTTTATATGTGATTGACTCCTTTACATTCGCAATTACTGCCCTTTTATTCTTTTCATTAAAAATGCCGAAACAAGCAGAAGCCAATACATCGCTTTCCACTAAACAATATTTCTCTGATTTAAAAGAAGGCTTTTCAATCGTCTTTCGTTCATTAATGGGCGTCTTCTTAATCGGTTCAGTTGTCGCTAATTTTTCAATTGGTATGACGATGGCGATACTTCCTTCTTTCGCTGATTCTTTAGGAGGCGTGAAATTATATGGCTTCTTTTTAGCCGCTATATCAGCCGGCAGTTTAATCGGAGCACTATTCAGTTCATGGGTTGGTAAACATAACGTTGGCCGTGTCTCCATTATTAGCTTTGCGACTAGCGCTTTCTTTTGGTTTCTCTCTACGCTTGTACCGTTTCAATGGTTATCCATTTTTTTATTCGGCTTAGCTTGGATACCAATTGGTGCGACCAACATATTATTTGCGACAATTGGTCAAATTGTAATTCCAAACCAGTATCTTGGGCGCATCAACTCAGTCACACGAAGCATAGGTACAATCGCTATGCCGCTTGGTTCTTTAATTGGCGGATACACTGCGAATGTATTTAGTAGCCAACTCATTTTCGCGCTCGCTAGCATCGGGGTTTTATTTATTTCTCTCGTATGGCTACTTCATCCGAAATTACGGGCTTTGCCGAAAGCTGATGAAATTACAGCGGATACTTTTGAGCTTCGGTTTAAGGAAGAACATACTAAGGGGGCAGCTTTATAA